The segment TTTGGCTACGCATGGGAGCCAGAGAGGGACACCGGCCTGGAGCCAGGGGACTAGACCACTTCCCGGTAACTCTGAGCatgtctccccctcctcctggccagtttcttcatctgtcaataAAAGGGTGCTGGATTCTGGCTGCTAAGTTAGGAGCCCCCCTGCAGAGTCTAAGAAAGCTGCTGAGTTTCTTCTCATGAAACCTTATGTACCCACAATGCTTTGCAGCTACTTGCTGGAGGCCCAGGGAGCCCCACCGCACCCCTGCCCAGGTCTAGAGCCGCAGCCCGAGGTCCTCTGCACCAAGCCTTCCAGTTCCAGCCCCCAGTGCCTGCAGGAGCCAGAAACCAGTGCAGTGGTGGCGATGTGCAGCCTCGCCTTTGCCAAGGGTTCCTCACTGCTGAAGAGCTTTACACGTGTGAATCAATAATTTTAATCCTCACGTGTTACAAGATAGGGACCATTGCTGGTTCCACCTACAGCTGACAaagccaaggcacagagaggttaaagtacatgcccaaggtcacacagctagaaagtcgCAGAGCCGGAGCTCAAAGCCAAGCTGTCTGGCCCCAGAGCCAGCGTTGGTGATGAAGGCAAATAGCCTGGGGTGGAGGATTCAGCAGGAGGCAGACAGCATTGGTGGCCTTTGGCTCTGGCTCCTAGGACTGTTCTTGGGGGAACTTAGCTTCCTTCTCCCTGGCACCCGTGTCCACTCTAAAGGCACATTACAGAAGCAGGAGGCGGGGGCTGTCTTAAAGAGAAATTCCTGCCCTGATTTAAGTCAGTGTGCCCCTAACAGTCCCTGTATTAATAGAGGGAATGTTAACAAAGAGGCAGGCTCTTGCCCCCTGAGTTATTTTAACTCAGAGTATAAAGGAGTGTGGCTTAGGGGCTCGTAAGAGAGCTTGACCCTCCAGCATGATGTCCTGGCTCAGCCTGGTTAGTGGGGCTTTGGGCAAGCCGAGGTGGGCCGCTGTTGGGCGTGGGAGTCAGCCTGAGCCATCCAGGGCCCCTCCTGTCTCGCAGCTCCTTCCCGTCATCAGAAAGACAGACCTGTCTCCACCGAGGGCCGCCTTTCCCAGCTGAACCCAGCCCACCTACCCGGCGAGACAGCAAACCTGCCAGTGGGGCTGGACGTGCACAGGGATGCACCTCCTGGGGAGGGGCTCGAGGAGCCCACCCGGGGGCCACGGTCCACCTCTGCTCACTGAGCAGAGCTATAAATAAATGCTTAGGAGAAAGCTTGGGGCCATGAGGCTCCTCTGGTCCTGGTTCAGGTGGGACAGTGGACTTCTTGCAGCCTGACGGACGTGGCTCCCCCAAACAGGGCCAGCTGTTCTCCGAGGGCTCCAGGGCTTCAAGAGGACTGAGTATAGCACCCAGGGTGGGGAGGCGGCAGCACAGGCCAGACCCCAGGCCCCGGGGACTGGCAGGCCTACGGGGGTCGGCCCTCTCTCGACCTTGGCTGGACCAAGTGCTAAGGCCTTCTCTGGCACAGGCACCGCCTTCCCTCTGGATAAGTGCCCAGGGCCCTCTGGAGGGTTTAGATGCTTCAGGTCCGTGCTCTGCTCAGGCTGTACCCTGGGGTGAAGGTTTAAGGGTGGCCGCCAGCAGGCTTCTGGCACATCCTGGGGAAGACGGGGCCACCAGCACCTGGGAAGGTTCCTGGTTGCCATCCTCTCCAGCTTGCGAAACGAGGAGCttacccaggtggtgctggtggtaaagaatctgcccgccagtgaAGGTGATgcgagacgcgggttcgatccccaagttgggaaggtcccctggagaaggaaatggcaccccactccagtattcttgcctggagaatcccatggacagaggagcctggcgggctacagtccatggggtcacgcttGGAGGCTGCAGCAGATGCAAGAGGGGCTGCTGGGGCCAGGCCGTGTCCctgctccccttccctccccaggaaCAGAGAGAACTGTCTGACAGCCTTGAGGCCTGGCCCTTGTCCTGCTGCATGTCAGCCTTAACAGATGAGGGGTCAACTGTAAGGGACAAAAGCCCTTGTCCCCAAAGCCCCAGGGACAAGGGGAGAATTGCCTCCCACCCAGATAGTCTTGGAAGCAGTTTTCTGCCTTCAGATCTATTCTCATCAGCCCCCTCCTCAAAGGTGGggttccctcccccacccccaggcccctctgccagTGAGAGGCCTGCTTTAGAGGTGTGAGCGGAGGGGCGACATAGAGTCACAGGTGGGTGTGGCAGGAAATAGCCCAGAAAAGGGTTTCACTGGAGGGTGGGGCCCTCTGGGGGTGTCATGTATGGAGCAGGCACTCCCTACGGGAAGGGGCACCCCCCCTCTTCCCCATCTGCTGAGATGTGATTCATCATAGAACCCCAGAGTCCCAGCAGGCACCCAGCACCCTTTGCTCTGCAAGCGGGAGGCAGGCGAGGCCCGGGCCCTCCTCTGCTCAGTGTCCTGGCCTAGAATCCAAACTCACCAGCTtggcggggaggagggaggagcagccaggccccccacccaccccgatGCCCCTGAAAGGACGAGGGGGCCCCCCCACTCCACTTCCCCACACCTGGGCCGCCTGCCCGCCCTCACCCAGCACTGGCCGCCCACGTGCCCGTGAGGGGCTTCCCCTTCCAGCCTGGGAAAGCACAGGTGGGCAGAGTGAGGGGTGTGGGTGGGAGGAGTCCCACGGATCTCCGaccaggaaaacaaaactgaaaggacAAACCCAGCCTCGAGCACATGGTCACATGCAGAGTGCGTGGCCAAGGGCAGCTGCATCCCCAGTCCTGCTCCACACCCACAGAGGGGCTGCCCCACAGCGACCCCGTGAAGACACAAGGGCCCAGTAGTAGGGGGGGCCAGCCGGCCAGGTGGGGCCCTTCCCAGGTGTTCCTGCACTTTGGGTCTGAACATCCAGACCCTGCAGGCCTGGTCGACGGCAAGGCCCAGGCTGCCAAGAAGGGAATGTGTCCAGTCACACGTGCTGGAGGGGTCTGGGGTCTGGGTGGGGGGCGGTAAGGGGATCAAGGAGGAACCCCAAGCCTGGGCCCTGCAACCCAAATTCTGCATTTGGGTGGACCGACTCTGCACCCACCTGGGCCACCTGCGTGGGAGAGTCTGAGGAAGGGCCCCACCAGGCCAGGAACTGCCATCACTGCTTTATCCTAGCCCCTTGGGGACCCAACTCAGGCCTCTGGCTCCCTGAGAGCTGCGGCTGACCTCTGGGATGTGGCCACACAACACGCACGTTAGGACAGGGTGCTCCGAAGGagcttgggggcaggaagagcagaGAGGGTGGAAAGATACCTTGGTGGGGGGGACAGGCTAAAGTGTGGGGCCACCATCGGGCCCcctgaggcaggaggggagcttaCCCCACCACCAACTGCAAAGACAGGGGCTCCAGGGCTAAGGCTCAGCCTGTGGTGACCTGTGAGGTGGTGGCCAAGGGCCAAGAGGAGAGGGTCACTATGACCAAGCCAGAACCTGTTCCTCCTTCTCCCTACCCCGACCTATCAGCCCCCTTGTCAGAACACCCGACCCCGCCGCATGGCCATGAGGCTGGTCCCCTGAACCGCAGCATAGCCAAGggccccccacccctctgcccaaGGAGCACGCTCTCCGTTCCAAGGCAAATAAAGGCACCACAAACCAGGGAAGTTAGAAAAGtctcttttaagttttaaattaaaatttcacccTGGTGAGATGATTTGATTTGGGAACTCCATCCAAAGGCAAGCCCTCCGCTCTGCTGTCCACGGCCGGGAACACAGTGGGAGAGGCAGGGCAGCCCTGGGGTTGGGGGCCGGCTCACAAGTCCTACATGAGCCCTGCACAGCTAGCCGCTGAGGCGACGCGGGCCGGAGCGCCGCTGACCGGGGGTGGGCAGTGGCCCCCACACCTTCAGCCACCCAGCACCACCGGGAGTCCCTCCCACAGCTGCCACGGGGAGTAGGAAGCCTGTGGTCCTTCACCCGATTCCAGAAGGTGTGACCTTTGAAAGGAGGCAGTGAGCAGACCAAGTGACTGCAGTCACACCACCTGGCTCCCCAGCACCTGCCCTGGGCCTGGGGTTGGAGGAAGGGGTGCTGGCCCACTGGGTGGCTCCCCTGGCCCTTCCCCGCTGACCCAACACTCCGTCGGCCAGCCCCGTTCTCACATACattagttatttttatatattcatatatatattacagttatatattaaaaagaggaaaaaaaaacttgccTGATTTGAAACTCCTGAAGGATCCAAGTGGCTCAGAAGTTTACTGTCCCCCCACCCACAAAAATTCTCTTATATAAAATCTTCCAGTGCGATCTTCAGGAAACCCCCGCGCGCCCAGCTTCCCCCCCGCCCCTAGATTGCCCCCTAGCTCCAGCCCAGCGCCCGGCggcatccagtctcatctctGGCCGTCCATCGCCGCCATGGCTTTCTGCTGCGTGCTCCCCTGCTGTGCTCCGGGGGGCCACGTGGGCTgtgggtggtggaggtggtggaagcTGTGGGCCGTGGGGGAGGAGGGCGGGATCCAGGCGGCCTGGTGGCTGGGCGGGGACGAGGCCCAGAAGGGGCTGAAGTTTGAAGGGGGTGAGCAGGCCACGGCAGTCATGGGGCTGTTGCTGCTCTGCAGGCCCTCGGAGGCGCGAAGCTTTGAGAACATGGCCAGCGCGTCAGGGAAGTTCGGCGGTGTGGCAGGTGTGTTGCTGGGGGTACACATCTGCTGGGAGAGAACACAGGGGTTTCGAGGGCTGCCCATGTGGGCCCCCCTCCCCAA is part of the Budorcas taxicolor isolate Tak-1 chromosome 19, Takin1.1, whole genome shotgun sequence genome and harbors:
- the UBALD2 gene encoding UBA-like domain-containing protein 2 isoform X1 → MSVNMDELRHQVMINQFVLAAGCAADQAKQLLQAAHWQFETALSTFFQETNIPNGHHHHQMQMCTPSNTPATPPNFPDALAMFSKLRASEGLQSSNSPMTAVACSPPSNFSPFWASSPPSHQAAWIPPSSPTAHSFHHLHHPQPTWPPGAQQGSTQQKAMAAMDGQR
- the UBALD2 gene encoding UBA-like domain-containing protein 2 isoform X2: MSVNMDELRHQVMINQFVLAAGCAADQAKQLLQAAHWQFETALSTFFQETNIPNGHHHHQMMCTPSNTPATPPNFPDALAMFSKLRASEGLQSSNSPMTAVACSPPSNFSPFWASSPPSHQAAWIPPSSPTAHSFHHLHHPQPTWPPGAQQGSTQQKAMAAMDGQR